Proteins found in one Micrococcales bacterium genomic segment:
- a CDS encoding bifunctional RNase H/acid phosphatase — protein MSRELIIEADGGSRGNPGPAGFGALVRDGKTGAVLCEEAGFIGHATNNVAEYRGLIAGIEAARQIDATARLDIRLDSKLLVNQMSGQWKLKSPELKVLAKEAKAALGEAEASFRWVPREDNTRADALANEAMDRESGLSHVTGAGLVEPTQATDGNSLFESHQADALPLPELRQPESAPFEPTVVMGDFSADVGDLASGVRLAQMTTSGTQRRLGTPGEPTTVILVRHGMTEVTASDAFAGAAIPGASLSQEGRAQAAAAAEELKRMLAVPWVFVPRPTVAFTSPTARTVETAQLVAPAIGLEAKQDRTWIEEDFGQWDSLTKVQTNQRWPNGLDQWYQDPEYAPPGGESRAQVGRRIWQALNQLVANHPGQSVLLVTHGMAIRAALGAALGAPPAAWFAFRVAPASITVLRLWPGGLSEVVCTNRTVAAN, from the coding sequence GTGAGCCGCGAGCTAATTATCGAGGCCGATGGCGGGTCGCGCGGCAATCCTGGGCCAGCTGGGTTTGGCGCCTTGGTCCGCGACGGGAAAACTGGCGCTGTGCTGTGTGAAGAGGCCGGCTTCATAGGACACGCCACCAACAATGTGGCCGAATACCGCGGACTGATTGCCGGCATCGAGGCGGCCCGGCAAATCGACGCCACGGCCCGCCTCGACATCCGGCTGGACTCGAAGCTGCTGGTCAACCAGATGTCGGGGCAATGGAAGCTGAAGTCACCGGAATTGAAGGTGTTGGCAAAAGAGGCCAAGGCGGCGCTGGGGGAAGCCGAGGCCAGTTTCCGCTGGGTGCCGCGGGAGGACAACACCAGAGCAGACGCGCTGGCCAACGAGGCGATGGACAGGGAGTCGGGTTTGTCCCATGTCACCGGCGCCGGGTTAGTTGAGCCGACCCAGGCCACAGACGGCAATTCGCTATTCGAATCGCATCAGGCAGACGCTTTGCCCCTGCCTGAACTAAGGCAACCGGAAAGCGCCCCTTTTGAGCCGACTGTCGTAATGGGCGACTTTTCAGCCGACGTTGGGGATTTGGCAAGCGGGGTGCGTCTAGCCCAAATGACTACATCGGGCACCCAGAGGCGGTTGGGCACACCGGGTGAACCAACTACGGTGATTCTGGTACGTCATGGCATGACTGAGGTGACAGCTTCGGACGCCTTTGCCGGGGCAGCTATCCCGGGAGCCAGCTTGTCCCAAGAAGGCCGGGCCCAGGCGGCGGCCGCGGCCGAAGAACTCAAACGGATGCTGGCGGTGCCCTGGGTGTTTGTGCCCAGGCCAACGGTGGCTTTCACCTCGCCCACGGCGCGGACAGTCGAGACGGCGCAACTGGTGGCCCCGGCCATTGGGCTTGAGGCCAAACAGGATCGAACCTGGATTGAAGAAGACTTTGGCCAATGGGATTCGCTCACCAAAGTCCAAACCAATCAGCGCTGGCCTAATGGCCTGGACCAGTGGTACCAGGATCCCGAATACGCACCGCCGGGTGGTGAATCCAGGGCCCAGGTGGGCCGCCGGATCTGGCAGGCACTCAACCAACTGGTGGCTAATCATCCTGGTCAAAGCGTCCTATTGGTGACGCATGGCATGGCGATCCGGGCGGCGCTGGGCGCGGCGCTGGGCGCGCCGCCGGCGGCCTGGTTTGCCTTCAGAGTGGCGCCAGCCTCGATCACGGTGCTGCGTTTGTGGCCAGGTGGCCTCAGCGAGGTTGTTTGCACCAACCGGACCGTGGCGGCCAACTGA
- a CDS encoding ABC transporter substrate-binding protein, which yields MNKTSRSLSAVAIALTAGLALAACGSGSDDSKDGAKGADDGKTYKIGITKFVAHPSLDAVEEGFKAALEAKGVKVDVTPDDAQAEIANTTTIASKFAGSDLDLILAIATPSAQAMVNQIPDTPILFAAVTDPVGAGLVPSWEPSGTNVSGTSDLNPEGKPAHLVQEVLPDTKTIGFVYSLGEQNSVVQLKDLQAEAEELGMTVKEAGITNASELGTAVQTLKGVDVIYVGTDNTVVDALVTVVDFAIANQVPLFVADKASAEKGGAVARGIDYYEMGLRTGEMAYQILVEGVDVGTLAPLQVVDTEIVINPTSAEAQGLVIPPAIADAATVVETKQ from the coding sequence GTGAATAAGACTTCCCGCTCCCTATCCGCAGTGGCAATCGCCCTAACCGCTGGCTTGGCCTTGGCCGCCTGCGGTTCCGGCTCTGATGACTCAAAAGACGGCGCTAAGGGCGCCGATGACGGCAAAACCTACAAAATTGGCATCACCAAATTTGTCGCTCACCCGTCGCTTGACGCCGTTGAGGAAGGCTTCAAAGCCGCCCTCGAGGCGAAGGGCGTCAAAGTCGATGTCACCCCAGATGACGCCCAAGCCGAAATCGCCAACACCACCACTATTGCCAGCAAATTCGCTGGTAGTGACCTGGATTTGATCCTGGCGATTGCGACTCCCTCGGCCCAGGCCATGGTCAACCAGATTCCCGACACCCCGATCCTGTTCGCGGCCGTGACCGACCCGGTAGGGGCGGGCCTGGTGCCCAGTTGGGAGCCCAGCGGCACCAACGTCTCTGGCACATCCGACCTCAACCCCGAAGGCAAGCCAGCCCATTTGGTCCAAGAGGTTCTGCCGGACACTAAGACCATCGGCTTTGTCTACTCCCTCGGTGAGCAGAACTCAGTGGTCCAGTTGAAGGACCTGCAGGCCGAGGCCGAGGAACTGGGTATGACGGTCAAAGAGGCCGGCATCACCAACGCCTCGGAATTGGGCACCGCCGTTCAGACCCTCAAGGGTGTCGATGTCATCTACGTTGGCACCGATAACACCGTGGTTGACGCTCTGGTAACAGTGGTCGACTTTGCCATCGCCAACCAGGTGCCGCTGTTTGTGGCGGACAAAGCCTCGGCTGAAAAGGGCGGCGCCGTCGCCCGCGGCATCGACTATTACGAAATGGGCCTGCGCACCGGTGAAATGGCCTACCAGATTCTGGTCGAAGGCGTTGACGTGGGCACGCTGGCCCCGCTGCAGGTTGTCGACACCGAGATTGTCATCAACCCGACCTCCGCCGAGGCGCAAGGCCTGGTGATTCCACCTGCCATTGCCGATGCCGCCACCGTGGTGGAGACCAAGCAATAG
- a CDS encoding ribose-5-phosphate isomerase, with amino-acid sequence MRIHVASDHAGFELAQAVKDHLKAAGHEPVDHGAFAFDPADDYPPFCIEAARAVVAEPGSLGVVIGGSGNGEQIAANKVAGIRAALVWSERTARLARQHNDANVMGLGAREHTIDEALALVDAFVAEPFSGEARHGHRIDLITQFEAGRDG; translated from the coding sequence ATGCGGATTCATGTGGCCAGCGATCACGCCGGTTTCGAATTGGCCCAGGCGGTCAAGGACCATCTCAAGGCCGCCGGGCACGAACCGGTTGACCACGGCGCCTTCGCCTTTGACCCAGCCGATGACTACCCGCCATTCTGCATCGAGGCAGCCAGGGCGGTGGTGGCCGAGCCCGGTTCTTTGGGCGTGGTCATTGGCGGCTCCGGCAACGGCGAGCAAATCGCGGCCAACAAGGTCGCCGGCATCAGGGCGGCCTTGGTCTGGTCGGAGCGCACCGCCCGCCTGGCCCGCCAACACAATGACGCCAACGTCATGGGCCTTGGGGCGCGTGAACACACCATTGATGAGGCTTTGGCGCTGGTCGACGCCTTTGTAGCGGAACCGTTCAGCGGCGAGGCCCGTCACGGCCATCGCATCGACCTGATCACCCAGTTCGAGGCCGGCCGCGACGGCTAG
- a CDS encoding Nif3-like dinuclear metal center hexameric protein encodes MNQPTVAQAVSVLEELFPPRLAESWDRVGLVCGDPKAPVTKIALAVDPTLRATTQAIEWGADLLVVHHPLLLRPVSSVAAVSFKGAIVHRLIQAGCALYTAHTNADAAIGGVADAFAELIGLTEVAPLVPDEAEARAGIGRIGRLPAKVSLQQLGQMLAQALPATHHGVRLAGPPDDQVSLVAVVGGAGDSLFDQVRESGAEAYITADLRHHPALEARQAAEFAGGGKPYLVDVSHAASEWAWLEAAGRALATQLSGQGARVETWVNPEVADPWTMRIGGDQL; translated from the coding sequence GTGAATCAGCCAACTGTGGCCCAAGCCGTTAGCGTGCTCGAAGAACTCTTTCCGCCCCGGTTGGCGGAAAGCTGGGACCGGGTTGGGCTGGTTTGCGGCGACCCCAAGGCCCCGGTGACCAAGATCGCCCTCGCGGTTGACCCGACTCTGCGGGCGACGACACAAGCCATCGAATGGGGCGCTGATCTGCTAGTAGTGCACCACCCGCTGTTGCTCCGGCCGGTCAGCTCGGTGGCGGCAGTCAGTTTTAAGGGCGCCATTGTGCATCGCCTGATCCAGGCCGGCTGCGCCCTGTACACGGCGCATACCAATGCCGATGCGGCCATCGGCGGAGTGGCAGACGCTTTTGCGGAGCTGATTGGCTTAACTGAGGTCGCGCCCTTGGTGCCAGATGAAGCTGAAGCCAGGGCCGGCATCGGGCGAATTGGCCGCCTGCCCGCCAAGGTGAGCCTGCAGCAACTAGGGCAGATGCTGGCCCAGGCGCTGCCCGCAACGCATCACGGGGTGCGGCTGGCCGGGCCGCCGGATGACCAAGTGAGCCTGGTGGCGGTGGTTGGCGGCGCCGGTGATTCGCTGTTTGACCAGGTGCGCGAGTCAGGCGCGGAGGCCTACATCACGGCTGATCTAAGGCACCACCCGGCGCTGGAGGCACGCCAGGCAGCCGAATTCGCCGGTGGCGGCAAGCCCTATCTGGTTGACGTGTCCCACGCCGCCAGTGAGTGGGCCTGGTTGGAGGCGGCCGGGCGAGCCTTAGCCACCCAGTTGTCCGGCCAGGGCGCTAGGGTGGAAACCTGGGTCAATCCCGAGGTGGCTGACCCGTGGACCATGCGAATTGGAGGCGATCAGCTGTGA
- a CDS encoding ATP-binding cassette domain-containing protein, with amino-acid sequence MLDLRGVSKTFFPGTANERRALRDISLHLDEGDFVTIIGSNGAGKSTLLNVISGTLRCDPPGLSRPGALGGTVTIDGRDVSKQPEHRRAALISRVFQDPAAGTSPHLTIEQNMAIALTRGHPRRLGRGVTAKRRARFSQELEVLGLGLENRLRTRVGMLSGGQRQALSLLMASFTHPSILLLDEHTAALDPQRAELVTQLTIKVVAEAKLTALMVTHNMAQALRVGNRLLMMHEGEIILQLDASQKKRTTVADLMERFVAVKGQMADRTLLS; translated from the coding sequence ATGTTGGACTTGCGTGGGGTGTCAAAAACGTTCTTCCCCGGGACGGCCAACGAGCGCCGGGCTTTGCGGGACATCAGCTTGCATCTAGATGAAGGTGATTTCGTCACCATCATCGGTTCGAATGGGGCTGGCAAGTCGACACTGCTCAACGTCATTTCCGGCACCCTGAGGTGCGACCCGCCCGGGTTGAGCCGGCCCGGCGCTCTAGGTGGAACCGTCACGATTGACGGCCGCGATGTCTCCAAGCAGCCTGAGCACCGCCGGGCGGCTTTGATCAGCCGAGTTTTCCAGGATCCGGCGGCCGGCACATCACCGCACCTAACGATCGAACAGAATATGGCCATTGCGCTGACCCGGGGCCACCCGCGGCGACTGGGGCGTGGGGTCACGGCCAAACGGCGGGCCCGCTTCAGCCAGGAGCTGGAGGTTTTGGGCCTTGGTCTAGAAAACCGCTTGCGCACCAGGGTGGGTATGCTGTCCGGCGGACAGCGCCAGGCGCTGTCGCTGCTGATGGCTTCCTTCACCCATCCGTCAATCCTCTTGCTGGATGAGCACACCGCTGCCCTTGACCCCCAGCGGGCTGAATTGGTCACCCAGCTGACCATCAAAGTGGTGGCCGAGGCCAAGCTAACCGCTCTGATGGTGACCCACAATATGGCCCAAGCTTTGCGCGTGGGTAACCGGCTGCTGATGATGCATGAAGGCGAAATCATCCTGCAGCTGGACGCTTCTCAGAAGAAGCGCACTACGGTGGCTGACCTAATGGAGCGTTTCGTCGCGGTCAAAGGCCAAATGGCTGACCGGACTCTGCTGTCCTAA
- a CDS encoding C4-type zinc ribbon domain-containing protein: protein MKAAAALQGRLLVVQGHDTALRQLDHKLQTMPAKAELASSQVAVVEAAEAVAGAKVRVSDIQRELTAVEDEVTKVEQRRRRDTDRLESGGGTSREIQALVAEVEALERRRDVLEEAQLEVMERLEEAGIALGQLEQALAQNQAKVAELIEVVAAESAQIEAEQAEQRTARDQAALGLGEDLMALYERLRERQNGVGAAALIQRRCDGCRLEVTPAHLAEIRAAAEDDVVRCEECGRILVRGEDSGQ, encoded by the coding sequence GTGAAGGCAGCCGCGGCCTTGCAGGGGCGATTGTTAGTGGTGCAAGGCCACGACACCGCCCTGCGGCAATTGGACCACAAACTCCAGACCATGCCGGCCAAAGCTGAGCTGGCATCGAGCCAGGTGGCGGTAGTCGAGGCGGCCGAGGCCGTGGCCGGGGCCAAGGTCCGGGTCAGCGACATTCAGCGCGAGCTGACCGCCGTAGAAGACGAGGTCACCAAAGTTGAACAGCGCCGCCGGCGAGACACTGATCGACTCGAATCCGGCGGCGGCACCTCACGCGAGATTCAGGCCCTAGTGGCAGAGGTCGAAGCCCTAGAACGGCGCCGTGACGTGCTGGAAGAGGCCCAGCTTGAGGTCATGGAACGGCTGGAAGAGGCCGGCATTGCCTTGGGCCAGCTTGAACAGGCCCTGGCGCAAAACCAGGCCAAGGTGGCAGAGCTGATAGAGGTGGTAGCGGCCGAATCAGCCCAAATCGAGGCCGAACAGGCCGAACAGCGCACTGCCCGGGACCAGGCCGCTCTCGGCCTGGGTGAGGACCTGATGGCCTTGTATGAACGGCTGCGTGAACGTCAAAACGGAGTTGGCGCGGCCGCCCTGATCCAGCGACGCTGCGACGGCTGCCGGCTCGAGGTGACCCCGGCACATCTGGCGGAGATCCGCGCCGCGGCCGAGGACGATGTGGTGCGTTGTGAGGAGTGCGGTCGAATTCTGGTCAGGGGCGAGGACAGCGGCCAGTGA
- a CDS encoding ABC transporter permease: MLNVVAQGLIFGLVALGVFLTYKVLAFADLTVDGSFTCGAATAAMAIYVLDLPPLLATGMGVVAGALAGLLTGLLHTGLKIDPLLASILVMIGLYSINLRIMGSPNIQLNLREGERVTTLFSYFKNNQLWDSWQLVAVTAVVALVLKFFVDWYLATDFGLTVQATGDNATMASAQGVSTNATKIITLMVSNGLVGLGGGLYAQFNGSADAQMGVGMILVGLASVIIGSAVFPSRRVVWATLGVVVGSVLYRLVIYWALLLPGFRAQDMKVISAVLVVLALIFSQNKALRSSFAKLSPHRQRAKRAQSDAGSRPTQEVGA, translated from the coding sequence GTGCTTAACGTGGTGGCCCAGGGCCTGATCTTTGGCCTGGTGGCGCTCGGCGTCTTCTTGACCTACAAGGTCCTGGCTTTTGCCGACCTGACGGTTGATGGCTCGTTCACCTGCGGTGCGGCTACTGCGGCTATGGCGATTTACGTCCTCGACCTGCCGCCATTGCTAGCCACGGGCATGGGGGTGGTAGCCGGGGCCTTGGCCGGCCTGCTAACTGGCCTGTTGCACACCGGCCTGAAAATCGATCCGCTGCTGGCCTCGATCCTGGTCATGATTGGGTTGTATTCAATCAACCTGCGCATCATGGGCAGTCCCAACATCCAGCTAAACCTGCGTGAGGGCGAGCGCGTCACCACCCTGTTCAGCTACTTCAAAAACAACCAGCTCTGGGACTCTTGGCAGCTGGTCGCTGTCACCGCAGTGGTGGCCCTGGTTTTGAAGTTCTTTGTCGACTGGTATTTGGCCACCGACTTTGGCCTGACAGTCCAGGCCACAGGTGACAACGCGACGATGGCCTCGGCTCAGGGTGTGTCAACCAACGCCACCAAAATCATCACATTGATGGTGTCAAATGGCTTAGTCGGCTTGGGCGGCGGGTTGTATGCCCAGTTCAACGGTTCGGCTGACGCCCAAATGGGTGTAGGCATGATTCTGGTAGGCCTGGCCAGTGTCATTATTGGCAGCGCCGTTTTCCCCAGCCGCCGGGTGGTCTGGGCCACCTTGGGTGTGGTGGTTGGCTCCGTGCTCTACCGCCTGGTCATCTACTGGGCCCTGCTACTGCCGGGTTTCAGGGCCCAGGACATGAAGGTGATTAGTGCCGTTCTGGTGGTTCTCGCCCTGATTTTCTCCCAGAACAAGGCTTTGAGATCATCGTTTGCCAAACTGTCGCCGCACCGGCAGCGGGCCAAGCGTGCCCAGTCCGATGCCGGCTCCCGTCCCACGCAGGAGGTCGGTGCCTGA
- a CDS encoding ROK family protein has translation MSSVDGVAFGIDIGGSGIKGAPVDLTTGALADARYKILTPKPSTPQAVVAVIGELFDHFDLPADIPIGLAFPAPIFGGIIPSVANLDQSWVGADLGQLVKKSTGRQVTVVNDADAAGFAEVKYGAAKDHPGTVAVMTLGTGIGTALVVGGRLWPNSELGHIIIKGRDAETWAASSAKDRDNLDYARWAKRLQRYFREIDRLLHPDLFVVGGGVSRHHAKFLPLLELRVPIIPAQLRNAAGIAGAAALAAGAF, from the coding sequence GTGAGCAGCGTTGACGGTGTGGCCTTTGGCATTGACATTGGCGGCAGTGGCATCAAAGGCGCACCGGTCGACTTGACGACCGGCGCCCTGGCGGACGCCCGCTACAAGATCCTGACCCCCAAACCGTCCACGCCGCAGGCCGTTGTGGCGGTGATTGGGGAGTTGTTCGACCATTTCGATTTGCCCGCCGATATCCCCATTGGCCTGGCCTTTCCGGCTCCGATTTTTGGCGGCATAATCCCCTCGGTGGCCAATTTGGATCAGTCCTGGGTCGGGGCTGACCTGGGCCAGCTCGTCAAGAAAAGCACCGGGCGCCAGGTCACCGTGGTCAACGACGCCGACGCAGCCGGTTTCGCCGAAGTCAAATACGGTGCTGCCAAAGACCACCCCGGCACGGTGGCCGTGATGACTTTAGGCACCGGCATAGGCACCGCCTTGGTGGTCGGTGGGAGGCTGTGGCCCAACTCCGAGCTGGGCCACATCATTATCAAAGGTCGCGATGCTGAGACTTGGGCGGCTTCTTCAGCCAAGGACCGCGACAATCTGGACTACGCGCGTTGGGCCAAACGCCTCCAGCGATACTTCCGCGAGATTGACCGGCTGTTGCACCCTGATCTGTTTGTGGTGGGCGGTGGTGTTTCGCGCCACCACGCCAAGTTCCTGCCGCTATTGGAGCTGAGGGTGCCAATTATTCCGGCACAGTTACGCAACGCCGCTGGCATTGCCGGTGCGGCGGCTTTGGCCGCCGGGGCCTTCTAG